The sequence ATTGACGATTACCAATACCACCGTAACCCGCTGCCCATGCCCCTTTTTTCCCCACATTCCCGGTGATCGCAGCTAATAATGTTGAACCTCGAGCGCTACGTTCACCACAAATATGGCGCTGAGGTCCCCAGCCTTGAATTAGCGCCGCGGGTTTTGTCATGGCATATTCGCGTGCGAGCTGGCGAATAGTATTTGCAGGTACTCGAGTGATATTTTCTGCCCATTCAGGTGTTTTTTCTATTCCGTCTTTTTGGCCTGTTAAATAAGCAACCAAGGATTCATTAGCAGGAACGCCTTCAGGCATATGCTCTTCATCAAAACCAATGACATATTTGTCAATAAAAGGTTTGTCATGAAGGTTTTCGGTGACAATGACATACATCATTGCATCCATTAAGGCATTATCTGTTGTGGGTAAAAGAGGGATCCATTGATCAGCAAGAGACTGAGCTGTATCTGAATAACGAGGATCAACCACAATAAATTTGGTGCCCTTATTTTTCATTTTCTGAAAATAATGGTTTGTATGACCAAAAATAGTTTCATTGGGGTTATGACCCCATAAAATCACGAGTGGTGTATCTTCAAGTGTATCGAGTGAACTGCCTGTTTTAGATATACCGTAAGTATAAGGGGTCACTTTGACCGTATTCCCTAAACTAACAGAATGATAATAAGGTAAGTATCCACCAGTTAAATTGAAGAGTTTCTTCATCATGGTATCACCAGAGAAGATCCCCCCCGTTACAGCGGTATTAACCGTTAAAAAACGGCTTGCTGCGCCATACTTTTCAGTTAAACGCGTAATATTTTCAGCGATGAGTGTTGTGGCTTCATCCCATGAAATACGTTCAAATTTACCCTCACCGCGCTTACCCACGCGTTTCATCGGATATTTTAGCCTGTCTGCATGATAAGAAAATTTACGATACCCTCTGCCTCTCACGCACGCTCTCATGATAGGCATCGATTCATCTAATTCATTATCAGGTCTTGTTGTGATCCGAGTGACAATGCCCTCTTTTATATGGGCTCGTATATCACACTTTCCACCGCAGTCAAAAGTACTGCATGTTGCTACAACAGTGGCGGGATTCCCGTTCATTTTTGCAACGGGTAAACTTTCATCTACATTAGCTTGTGCATTTCGTGCGAAAAATGGCACCGTAATTAATGCCGCACTCGTTTGAACAAAGTGGCGACGACTTAGTGACATCTTCCCTCTATTTTTATCAATTTTTTCTATTTTTTTTCATTAGCTTATCATTCTCACATAACAACGTTATCAGTGAAAATGATAGGATATAGTGGTAAACCCTCATTGATGTATATCAATACCACTAAAGAGGTAATAGAATGTTTCAATATTTCGCACTTCTTTGCTGATATCCCATTTTTTATAAGGAAAAGCTAATTCAAGGTAGCATTAAGTTGCATCAAAAATACACCTAGTTAACTTTACCTAATTTTTTGTTATAAAAATAATGAGTTATATATGAAAAACACTAATTTAAGATAAAACCGTAAATAAAATGTCAATATAAAGATAGAAAATATTGAAGCACCTCTTCATTTTTGGTTTTTGAGAAGGATAATTTAGTAATAGCACTATGACTTCGTTAAAAAATCGAATAATATACCAATTGAGTATAGGGTTAGCGCAAATTGTTCTAAATAGAACTTTAAGCAAAACATTGTTTTTATCAAGATACATGTTTTGTTACATTCAGAATTATTTCCACACGTACCGTTATTCCCCTTACTAATTACTGCAACATGTGTTAAAATTGACGCATATCAATATTTTTATTTGTAATGAGCAAGCTTATGATCCCAGAAAAACGCGTCGTTCGCCGAATCCAATCTGGCGGTTGTGCAATCCATTGTCAGGATTGCAGTATTAGCCAGCTCTGCATCCCGTTTACTTTAAACGAGCATGAGCTTGATCAACTCGATAATATTATCGAGCGTAAAAAGCCCATCCAGAAAGGTCAAACCTTGTTTAAAGCAGGTGATGAGCTGAAATCACTTTATGCCATACGTTCTGGTACAATTAAAAGTTATACCATTACGGAAGAAGGCGACGAGCAAATAACAGGATTTCATCTTGCTGGTGATTTGGTTGGTTTTGACGCCATTATTAATACTGAACACCCAAGTTTCGCACAAGCTTTAGAAACATCGATGGTTTGTGAAATTCCATTCGAAACTTTGGATGACCTGTCAGGTAAAATGCCTAACTTACGTCAACAAATGATGCGCCTAATGAGTGGTGAAATCAAAGGTGACCAAGAAATGATCTTACTGTTATCGAAAAAGAATGCAGAAGAACGCCTGGCCGCTTTTATTTATAACCTCTCTCGTCGTTTCGCGCAGCGTGGTTTTTCTCCACGTGAATTCCGTTTAACCATGACTCGTGGTGATATCGGTAATTACTTAGGTTTAACCGTTGAAACGATTAGCCGCTTACTTGGTCGCTTCCAGAAGAGTGGCATGTTAAGCGTTAAAGGCAAATACATTACTATCGAAGATAGTACACTGTTAAGTGAACTTGCAGGCAAACTTCCTTCGTCAGTTGACGTTTAATCTGTTACATTTCACACGCCAATTTTATAACGGGGCACACAAATTTGTGCCCCGTTTTCTATTTTGTGCTATTGCATTTTATCTTCTTGGGTTATCTTTAAATTGTAGATGGATAAATCCAGCCCTAAAGAGGATATTACAATGGAAAAATATCAAAACCTTCTCGTTGTCATTGATCCTAACCAAGATGACCAACCAGCACTTCGCCGTGCTGTCTATATCGTTCAGCGTAATGGTGGGCGGATAAAAGCTTTTCTACCTGTTTATGATCTCTCTTATGACATGACAACCCTTTTATCTCCCGATGAACGTAATGCAATGCGTAAAGGTGTTATCAGCCAAAAGGCTGCTTGGATCAAACAACAAGCACGCTATTACCTTGAAGCGGGTATAGAGATTGATATAAAAGTCATTTGGCATAATCGTCCTTATGAGGCAATTATTGAAGAAGTCGTTGCAAATCAACATGACTTACTCATTAAAATGGCTCACCAACATGATAAATTAGGTTCACTTATTTTTACCCCTCTAGATTGGCAATTGCTTAGAAAATGTCCTTGTCCAGTTTGGATGGTCAAAGATAAAGAGTGGCCTGAATACGGTACTATCGTTGTCGCTGCAAACTTATCAAATGAAGAGTCTTATCATGATGCCCTTAATCTAAAACTGATTGAGCTAACAACGGATCTCTCTCATCGCATACAAAAAGATCCTGACGTCCATTTACTTAGTGCCTACCCTGTTGCGCCTATTAATATCGCAATAGAGTTACCTGATTTTGATCCAAATCTTTATAACAATGCACTACGTGGTCAGCACCTTATTGCAATGAAAGAGTTGCGCCAGAAATTTTGTATTCCTGAAGAGAAAACGCATGTTAAAGAAGGATTACCAGAGCAAGTGATCCCTCAAGTTTGTGAAGAACTAAATGCAGGTATTGTCGTTTTAGGTATTTTAGGAAGAACAGGCCTATCCGCCGCATTCTTAGGTAATACAGCCGAACAACTTATCGACCATATCAAATGTGATTTATTGGCAATCAAGCCAGATGGTTTTACCTGCCCTATTACTGTCGATAGTGATCACGAATAAATTTCCATGAATAAATAAAAAACGCCAGTAAATTAAGTTTTAACTGGCGTTTTATTTTTATAACAATTTTTGGCTTATCACATTACAGTGCTTTTAAAATTGCATCCACACTCGCTTTAGCATCGCCAAACAACATTTGTGTATTCTCTTTAAAGAACAGCGGGTTTTGAACCCCAGCATAACCTGTATTCATTGAGCGTTTAAACACGATAACATTCTGTGCTTTCCACACTTCTAATACGGGCATACCTGCAATTGGGCTATTAGGATCATCTTGTGCCGCAGGATTCACTGTATCGTTAGCACCTATAACTAAAACTGTATCAGTGTCAGCAAAATCATCATTAATTTCATCCATTTCTAATACAATGTCATAAGGTACTTTAGCTTCTGCTAACAACACATTCATATGACCCGGTAAACGCCCCGCGACTGGATGAATACCAAAACGCACTTTCACACCACGTTGGCGTAATTTTTCAGTAATATCATGCACAGGGTATTGTGCTTGAGCAACCGCCATTCCATAACCTGGGGTAATAATAACTGAGGTGGAGTTTTTCAGCATATCCGCCACTTCTTCAGCGGTTGTTTCGCGGTACTCACCCATTTCCCCTTCTTCTGTTGAAGCTGAGCCATCAGTACCAAATCCACCTGCTATTACGCTAATAAAAGAACGATTCATCGCCTTACACATAATATAAGAAAGAATAGCACCTGAAGAGCCCACTAATGCACCCGTTACAATTAACAAGTCATTGCTCAGCATAAAGCCTGCAGCCGCCGCTGCCCATCCTGAGTAAGAGTTCAGCATCGAAACAACAACTGGCATATCTGCACCACCAATTGATGCAACTAAATGCCAACCAAATGCCAGGGCAATTACTGTCATGATGATGATTAAGAAAACTTGTAAGCCAACACTGTCAGTTTTAACAAACCAAATCATCAATAAAAAAGAAACAACCAAAGCTGCAAGATTTAATTTATGACGATTAGGTAACATCATCGGTTTAGATGACATTTTCCCACTTAACTTACCATAAGCGACAATAGAACCCGTAAATGTGACTGCACCAATGAAGATCCCTAAAAAGACTTCGGTTAGGTGGATATTCACCATGACAGGATCCATTGCTGTATTGTGGTCAAGATAACTATTAAAACCCACTAAAACTGCCGCTAAACCCACAAAACTGTGTAAGATTGCGACCAATTCTGGCATTTGAGTCATTTCGACTTTTTTAGCTAAACGAATACCAATAACGGCACCGATTGCCATTGCAATAATGATCCAACCCACATTGCCAGCATAAGGTCCGAAAATGGTTGCGAACAAGGCAATTGCCATCCCTGCAATACCAAAGTAGTTACCTTGTTTAGAGGTTTCATGCTTTGATAAACCGGCAAGGCTGAAAATAAATAATATCGCGGCGACAATATATGCCGCTGTAACAACTCCGCTGGACATAATTGTCTCCCTTATCCTTTACGGAACATTTTCAACATACGTTGAGTAACAGTAAATCCACCAAAAATATTAATACTCGCAATCAATATTGCGATAAACGAAAATAAGCTAACCCAGCCCCCACTACCAATTTGGAGTAAAGCGCCGACGACGATAATGCCTGAAATTGCGTTTGTCACTGACATTAATGGCGTGTGCAATGAGTGACTTACATTCCAAACAACGTAATATCCAACAACACAAGAAAGTGCGAATACCGTAAAGTGAGATAAAAATTCTTTCGGTGCAACATTTGCGAGCCATGCAAACAATAAAAAGGCGACTGCTAGTAAACTGTATTTCTTCCAAGGTGAAACAGGTTTAGCAACGGGTTTTTCTTGTGGTTTTGCAGTAGGAGTGGCTTTAGGTTGTGCGGAAACTTGAATAGGTGGCGCAGGCCATGTTATTTCACCAGCACGAATGACAGTTACACCACGAATGACAACATCATCAAAATCAATATTAATATTGCCGTCTTTCTCTTTACACAACAATTTCAATAGGTTAACTAAGTTAGTGCCATAAAGTTGAGATGACTGTGCAGGTAGACGAGCCGCTAAATCGGTGTAACCAATGATTTTTACACCATGTTCTGTCGTAACGACTTCATTCGGCACGGTATATTCACAGTTACCCCCGTTTTGAGCAGCAAGATCGACGACAACACTTCCTGGCTTCATTAAATCGACCATCTCTTTCGTAATTAAACGAGGCGCTGGTTTTCCTGGAATTAATGCCGTCGTAATGATGATATCAACATCTTTTGCTTGTTCTGCAAATAATGCCATTTCAGCATCAATAAATGCTTTTGACATTACCTTAGCATAACCATCACCACTGCCTGCTTCTTCCTTAAAATTCAGCTCAAGGAATTCAGCACCCATGCTTTCAACTTGCTCTTTAACTTCTGGGCGAGTATCAAATGCACGAACAATTGCACCAAGACTTCCGGCAGCACCAATTGCAGCAAGACCTGCAACACCTGCACCGATAACCATCACTTTAGCTGGTGGTACTTTACCTGCGGCAGTAATTTGTCCAGTAAAAAATCGTCCGAATTCATGGGCAGCTTCTACAACGGCACGGTAACCTGCAATATTAGCCATTGAACTTAACGCATCAAGAGATTGTGCACGAGAAATACGTGGTACACTATCCATTGCCATAACGTTAATATTCTTTTCAGCTAACTTTTCGAGCAATGCCGCATTTTGAGCTGGCCAAATAAAACTGACCAGTGTTGCGCCATCTTGTAGCAACGCAATTTCATCATCCAGAGGTGCATTTACCTTCAAAATAATGTCTGATTCCCAAACATTTTGAAGAGTGAGGATCTCAGCGCCAGCTTCCTGATAAGCTTTATCTTCAAAGCTTGAGGCAATGCCAGCACCATTTTCAACTGCGACTGTAAATCCTAATTTTATGAGTTGAGCCACTGTAGCGGGTGTAGCGGCAACCCTTGTTTCATTAGAAAGTCGCTCTTTGGGTATACCAATTCGCATAATTTTCCCTTCTTATCCATAGAGATCTGTTAAAACTTCTCCGTTAACTTCACATTCATGCAAAAAAAATGTTAAAAATAATAATATACATGTCATTAATCGGAGTTCTAATAACCTACTGAAAATAAAACCAATAATCTATATCTGTGTAAAGCTAAAATTGAACTTAATTGGATCATTTTAGTCGAAAAGGCATATTTATGAATTATTCACTATATTCAGGTAAATATCTGGTAACATATACTGGTCATTTGACTCTGTGGTGATTCGCTAAATAAAATAATGCGACAAATGCTATTATTACATGTAATAATTAATCCCTATGTGATAAACCACGACGTTCAGCACATGACCAATATTAATTGCGCAAGGCGGAAGGATTTTGTATGAAGCTGAAAACCTCAGTCATCGCAGCAGCGATGTTATCTTTAACTAATATCACTGTTGCGCAGGCTGCTCAGGAATTAACACCCGAACAAGCTGCAGAACTAAAACCATTTGAAAGAATTACAGTTATCGGTCGTTTTAACGCTATTTATGAAGCCGCTGATGCGGTCTCTCGTCGTGCGGATAAAGTCGGTGCTGATAGTTTCTATATTCAAGGTCTAGATGATATTAGTGATAGCGGCAACATGAGTGTGACTGCTGATCTCTACCATAAAGATGCCCCCAAAGCAGATCAAGAAACCTATCGCGTTTTTCATGGCGTGAAAGAGCTACCAAAACCTGAAGCAATTCTGCTACAACCATTTGATACCGTTTCTATCCGAGGTTACTTCCCTACAACCCCTGATATTAACGACGCAATCGCAAAAGCGGCAGCTAAAAAAGGTGCTGCATCATTCTTTATTGTTCGTAACGTAACAATAAATGATGGTGGTAACCAAGAAGTAACAGCTTATATCTACAAAAAAGATGCACCTAAACGCGCTATTCAAGCACCAGAAGCTGTTGTTCCTTATGATTCTGATGCGGGTCGCGCACTGATTGCTGAAGGTGGTGCCGCTGCAAATAAAGTTGAAAAGCCGGGTCTTGCTTCAAACACTGATTTTGATAGAAGTGTAGGTGCTTTTGCTGAAACACAAAGCACGGGTACAAGTGGCCGTTACACTGTCACTTTACCAAATGGGACTGAAATTCAAGAAGTCAACAAAGCAGCTGCTGCATTAATGGATCCTTTTGATACCATTACTTTTAGCGGATACTTTGTCAACTCTCCAGAAATTTCATATCAGGTTGCTAAACGTGCAGCCGCAAAAGGCGCTAAGTTCTACCATATTACAAATGAATGGCAAAGTGACGGTGGTACAGTCACTATTACTGCCGACCTATTCAAGTAATAAAAAATTTCCTATTGAAAAACCTTGCTCTGGCAAGGTTTTTTTTATTCAAAATTTAATCAATTAATCATTATTTTGTGAAAGTGAATAATTTTTATGATTTAATGCATAGACAACCAAATTAACTCTCCGTAAAACCCCGCTGTTTTTTAGTGTTTTTATCTTTCTTTAAATTTAAGATATTTATATTTATTCTATTTATTGACCAAAAAACAAGAAAATACGCTATTTATTTACAATTTTAATCATGTAGGTAATTATCCTTGAATAAAAAACTCGGCTTAATATCACTCACCGCATTAGTATTAAGCTCAATGGTTGGTGCAGGTGTATTCAGTTTGCCTCAAAATATGGCCGAAGTTGCCAGTCCTGCTGCATTGATTATCGGCTGGACGATAACAGGCATTGGTATCCTCTTTCTTGCGACATCCTTATTACTCCTCTCCCGCCTTCGACCTGATCTTGATGGTGGCATTTTTACCTATGCAAAAGAAGGGTTTGGTGAATTTATTGGTTTTTGTTCAGCATGGGGATATTGGGTCTGTGCTGTTGTTGCTAATGTTTCTTATCTTGTTATTGTTTTTGCTGCCTTTAGCTTTTTTACAGATACACCAGAAAACGTTATTTTTGGTGATGGCAATACATGGCAGGCATTACTTGGAGAGTCAATCTTACTTTGGGTTGTTCATTTTCTTGTTTTACGTGGTGTTCAAACAGCAGCCAGCATTAATCTAATGGCAACCATGGCAAAACTCCTTCCTTTGGGATTATTTGTTATTGTCGCTCTATTAGCTTTTAATATGGATATATTTACCCTTGATTTTAAAGGTGTAAATCTAGGTGTCCCTGTTTGGGATCAAGTCAAAAATACCATGCTAATTACACTATGGGTATTTATTGGTATTGAAGGTGCTGTTGTCGTTTCTGCAAGAGCTAAAAATCGTCGTGATGTGGGTTTAGCAACCGTACTTGCCGTTGTCATCGCATTAGTTATCTATATTCTTGTCACTTTGTTATCACAAGGTTTAGTTAGCCAAACAGAATTAGCCGCGATGAAAAATCCATCAATGGCACCATTACTCGTTCAGCTTATTGGTAGTATAGGCGAGATAGTTATTGCCGCGGGGCTTATTCTCTCTGTATGTGGTGCTTATTTAAGTTGGACAATCATGGCAGCTGAAGTGCCATATATTGCCGCATTACACCACTCTTTCCCTAAACAATTAGGGAAGCAGAATAAAAATGATGCTCCTTCATCTTCATTATGGTTTACCAATTATGCAGTTCAATTCTCGTTAATTTTAATTTGGTTGACAGGAAGTAACTACAATACATTATTGACCATAGCATCAGAGATGATCCTTGTGCCTTATTTTCTCGTAGGCGCATTTTTATTTAAAGTGGCAATTACACGCAGTAGTCGTGCTTTATTATTAATAGCTATACCAGCGAGCCTATATGGTTTATGGCTACTTTATGCATCAGGCGTCATTAATTTATTGCTCTCTGTCGTATTGTATGCGCC comes from Proteus vulgaris and encodes:
- the pntB gene encoding Re/Si-specific NAD(P)(+) transhydrogenase subunit beta, yielding MSSGVVTAAYIVAAILFIFSLAGLSKHETSKQGNYFGIAGMAIALFATIFGPYAGNVGWIIIAMAIGAVIGIRLAKKVEMTQMPELVAILHSFVGLAAVLVGFNSYLDHNTAMDPVMVNIHLTEVFLGIFIGAVTFTGSIVAYGKLSGKMSSKPMMLPNRHKLNLAALVVSFLLMIWFVKTDSVGLQVFLIIIMTVIALAFGWHLVASIGGADMPVVVSMLNSYSGWAAAAAGFMLSNDLLIVTGALVGSSGAILSYIMCKAMNRSFISVIAGGFGTDGSASTEEGEMGEYRETTAEEVADMLKNSTSVIITPGYGMAVAQAQYPVHDITEKLRQRGVKVRFGIHPVAGRLPGHMNVLLAEAKVPYDIVLEMDEINDDFADTDTVLVIGANDTVNPAAQDDPNSPIAGMPVLEVWKAQNVIVFKRSMNTGYAGVQNPLFFKENTQMLFGDAKASVDAILKAL
- a CDS encoding FNR family transcription factor encodes the protein MIPEKRVVRRIQSGGCAIHCQDCSISQLCIPFTLNEHELDQLDNIIERKKPIQKGQTLFKAGDELKSLYAIRSGTIKSYTITEEGDEQITGFHLAGDLVGFDAIINTEHPSFAQALETSMVCEIPFETLDDLSGKMPNLRQQMMRLMSGEIKGDQEMILLLSKKNAEERLAAFIYNLSRRFAQRGFSPREFRLTMTRGDIGNYLGLTVETISRLLGRFQKSGMLSVKGKYITIEDSTLLSELAGKLPSSVDV
- a CDS encoding DMSO/selenate family reductase complex A subunit — its product is MSLSRRHFVQTSAALITVPFFARNAQANVDESLPVAKMNGNPATVVATCSTFDCGGKCDIRAHIKEGIVTRITTRPDNELDESMPIMRACVRGRGYRKFSYHADRLKYPMKRVGKRGEGKFERISWDEATTLIAENITRLTEKYGAASRFLTVNTAVTGGIFSGDTMMKKLFNLTGGYLPYYHSVSLGNTVKVTPYTYGISKTGSSLDTLEDTPLVILWGHNPNETIFGHTNHYFQKMKNKGTKFIVVDPRYSDTAQSLADQWIPLLPTTDNALMDAMMYVIVTENLHDKPFIDKYVIGFDEEHMPEGVPANESLVAYLTGQKDGIEKTPEWAENITRVPANTIRQLAREYAMTKPAALIQGWGPQRHICGERSARGSTLLAAITGNVGKKGAWAAGYGGIGNRQSIRGPNIGKNPIKAQISIMNWMQAVDDASKIRVEDGLLGVDKLDTNIKMIFSLAGNYLVNQNPDVNAAAKLLADDSKVEFIVASDLYLSPSAKYADLVLPETSFLERWNIGNTWGTGNYFLLSEKVIEPAFERRSDYEWITDVAEKMGVKEAFTEGRSEKEWIAHLVDTNKERFQDRPDFPNFEELLKTRRYLFKDEPFVAFEKNINDFANNPFPTPSGKIEIFSKRLYDMNDPDIPALSHYVPAIEGPEDKLTATYPLQMLTWKGKNRANSTQYANPWLQEVQRQEVWINPIDAENRGIKNGDMVRVYNDRGITQIPALVTQRIIPGVVGLQAGAWWTPDENGVDHGGCPNVLTSTRMTPLAHGNSHLTVLVEVTKA
- the uspE gene encoding universal stress protein UspE, translated to MEKYQNLLVVIDPNQDDQPALRRAVYIVQRNGGRIKAFLPVYDLSYDMTTLLSPDERNAMRKGVISQKAAWIKQQARYYLEAGIEIDIKVIWHNRPYEAIIEEVVANQHDLLIKMAHQHDKLGSLIFTPLDWQLLRKCPCPVWMVKDKEWPEYGTIVVAANLSNEESYHDALNLKLIELTTDLSHRIQKDPDVHLLSAYPVAPINIAIELPDFDPNLYNNALRGQHLIAMKELRQKFCIPEEKTHVKEGLPEQVIPQVCEELNAGIVVLGILGRTGLSAAFLGNTAEQLIDHIKCDLLAIKPDGFTCPITVDSDHE
- the pntA gene encoding Re/Si-specific NAD(P)(+) transhydrogenase subunit alpha yields the protein MRIGIPKERLSNETRVAATPATVAQLIKLGFTVAVENGAGIASSFEDKAYQEAGAEILTLQNVWESDIILKVNAPLDDEIALLQDGATLVSFIWPAQNAALLEKLAEKNINVMAMDSVPRISRAQSLDALSSMANIAGYRAVVEAAHEFGRFFTGQITAAGKVPPAKVMVIGAGVAGLAAIGAAGSLGAIVRAFDTRPEVKEQVESMGAEFLELNFKEEAGSGDGYAKVMSKAFIDAEMALFAEQAKDVDIIITTALIPGKPAPRLITKEMVDLMKPGSVVVDLAAQNGGNCEYTVPNEVVTTEHGVKIIGYTDLAARLPAQSSQLYGTNLVNLLKLLCKEKDGNINIDFDDVVIRGVTVIRAGEITWPAPPIQVSAQPKATPTAKPQEKPVAKPVSPWKKYSLLAVAFLLFAWLANVAPKEFLSHFTVFALSCVVGYYVVWNVSHSLHTPLMSVTNAISGIIVVGALLQIGSGGWVSLFSFIAILIASINIFGGFTVTQRMLKMFRKG
- the ydgH gene encoding DUF1471 family protein YdgH; this encodes MKLKTSVIAAAMLSLTNITVAQAAQELTPEQAAELKPFERITVIGRFNAIYEAADAVSRRADKVGADSFYIQGLDDISDSGNMSVTADLYHKDAPKADQETYRVFHGVKELPKPEAILLQPFDTVSIRGYFPTTPDINDAIAKAAAKKGAASFFIVRNVTINDGGNQEVTAYIYKKDAPKRAIQAPEAVVPYDSDAGRALIAEGGAAANKVEKPGLASNTDFDRSVGAFAETQSTGTSGRYTVTLPNGTEIQEVNKAAAALMDPFDTITFSGYFVNSPEISYQVAKRAAAKGAKFYHITNEWQSDGGTVTITADLFK
- a CDS encoding basic amino acid/polyamine antiporter, giving the protein MNKKLGLISLTALVLSSMVGAGVFSLPQNMAEVASPAALIIGWTITGIGILFLATSLLLLSRLRPDLDGGIFTYAKEGFGEFIGFCSAWGYWVCAVVANVSYLVIVFAAFSFFTDTPENVIFGDGNTWQALLGESILLWVVHFLVLRGVQTAASINLMATMAKLLPLGLFVIVALLAFNMDIFTLDFKGVNLGVPVWDQVKNTMLITLWVFIGIEGAVVVSARAKNRRDVGLATVLAVVIALVIYILVTLLSQGLVSQTELAAMKNPSMAPLLVQLIGSIGEIVIAAGLILSVCGAYLSWTIMAAEVPYIAALHHSFPKQLGKQNKNDAPSSSLWFTNYAVQFSLILIWLTGSNYNTLLTIASEMILVPYFLVGAFLFKVAITRSSRALLLIAIPASLYGLWLLYASGVINLLLSVVLYAPGILIFLYTRKQYQDKKPLLFSEKILLVLVLFGAIPALGYLAIY